A single Eleginops maclovinus isolate JMC-PN-2008 ecotype Puerto Natales chromosome 5, JC_Emac_rtc_rv5, whole genome shotgun sequence DNA region contains:
- the LOC134864576 gene encoding sialic acid-binding Ig-like lectin 10 isoform X1 yields the protein MSFPAAARGLVVLLLSMQGVTGQNGDAVICTYRYICAPKGSSENISCIYNTYHLYGGSKLWFRHESYSDWLTSSPVDLSEDSQYEGRIQVLETERRRSTLRISDLRDSDSAEYRFTFKTSGFDWRRSLPGTTLTVTALQVQVITVSVNQSDTFAELKCHSSCLSASYVWFKSGEKITTTNNNTYIYSYKGQLNHKDNITCAFKGHEDFPSPPVYSPRLPSVSVSPSAGIKEGSSVTLTCSSDANPALNYTWYKENEDSHLPPFSEGPQLVFSSFQPSLDSGQYYCAAENILGRRTSEHIFIDVGYKSTMILNITRLTLVVVMLIPLLLFCLWMRKKKAVSSTTEPNDPMETVELDSGPYYINASDRNMVSAAQTEEPEEQEQV from the exons ATGAGTTTCCCAGCAGCAGCGAGAGGACTTGTCGTCCTCCTTCTCTCTATGCAAG gtgtcACTGGTCAAAACGGAGACGCAGTGATTTGCACTTACAGATACATCTGTGCCCCAAAAGGATCATCAGAGAACATTTCCTGCATCTACAACACTTATCATTTATATGGTGGATCTAAATTGTGGTTCAGACATGAGAGTTATTCTGATTGGCTAACCTCCTCCCCGGTGGACCTTAGTGAAGACTCCCAGTATGAAGGTCGTATTCAGGTTCTTGAAACAGAGAGAAGACGCTCCACTCTGAGGATCTCTGACCTGAGAGACTCAGATTCAGCTGAGTATCGCTTCACATTCAAAACATCAGGCTTTGATTGGAGGAGAAGTCTACCTGGTACAACTCTGACTGTCACAG CTCTGCAGGTGCAGGTGATCACAGTATCAGTCAACCAGTCTGACACCTTTGCAGAGCTGAAGTGTCACAGCAGCTGCCTTTCAGCTTCCTACGTCTGGTTCAAGAGCGGAGAGAAAATCACAACGACaaacaataatacatatatatattcttaTAAAGGCCAGTTAAATCACAAGGACAACATCACCTGTGCTTTTAAAGGACATGAGGacttcccctctcctccagtTT ACTCTCCAAGgctcccctctgtgtcagtgagtccCTCTGCTGGGATAAAGGAGGGCAGTTCAGTGACTCTGACCTGTAGCAGTGATGCGAACCCAGCACTTAACTACACCTGGTACAAGGAGAATGAAGACTCACATCTTCCTCCTTTCAGTGAAGGACCACAGCTTGTCTTCAGCTCCTTCCAGCCCTCTCTGGACTCTGGACAGTATTACTGTGCAGCTGAGAACATACTTGGGAGGAGGACTTCTGAACACATCTTTATTGATGTGGGAT ATAAATCAACAATGATCCTGAACATCACCAGGCTGACTCTGGTGGTTGTGATGCTGATTCCTCTGctccttttctgtctctggATGAG GAAGAAGAAGGCTGTGAGCTCCACCACTGAACCGAATGACCCCATGGAGACTGTGGAG TTGGATTCTGGTCCTTATTACATTAACGCCTCAGACCGGAACATGGTCTCTGCTGCACAGACTGAAGAaccagaggagcaggagcaggtgtgA
- the LOC134864576 gene encoding B-cell receptor CD22-like isoform X2, which produces MSFPAAARGLVVLLLSMQDSPRLPSVSVSPSAGIKEGSSVTLTCSSDANPALNYTWYKENEDSHLPPFSEGPQLVFSSFQPSLDSGQYYCAAENILGRRTSEHIFIDVGYKSTMILNITRLTLVVVMLIPLLLFCLWMRKKKAVSSTTEPNDPMETVELDSGPYYINASDRNMVSAAQTEEPEEQEQV; this is translated from the exons ATGAGTTTCCCAGCAGCAGCGAGAGGACTTGTCGTCCTCCTTCTCTCTATGCAAG ACTCTCCAAGgctcccctctgtgtcagtgagtccCTCTGCTGGGATAAAGGAGGGCAGTTCAGTGACTCTGACCTGTAGCAGTGATGCGAACCCAGCACTTAACTACACCTGGTACAAGGAGAATGAAGACTCACATCTTCCTCCTTTCAGTGAAGGACCACAGCTTGTCTTCAGCTCCTTCCAGCCCTCTCTGGACTCTGGACAGTATTACTGTGCAGCTGAGAACATACTTGGGAGGAGGACTTCTGAACACATCTTTATTGATGTGGGAT ATAAATCAACAATGATCCTGAACATCACCAGGCTGACTCTGGTGGTTGTGATGCTGATTCCTCTGctccttttctgtctctggATGAG GAAGAAGAAGGCTGTGAGCTCCACCACTGAACCGAATGACCCCATGGAGACTGTGGAG TTGGATTCTGGTCCTTATTACATTAACGCCTCAGACCGGAACATGGTCTCTGCTGCACAGACTGAAGAaccagaggagcaggagcaggtgtgA
- the LOC134864583 gene encoding cdc42 homolog isoform X3 translates to MLPQDIGKQKPRCVSEPICRLDVPPVPIRRFKNREFPLSARRRRSGSAPERKVNCVLVGDGAVGKTSLIVSYTTNGYPSEYVPTAFDNFTVMVVVDGKPVRLQLCDTAGQDELDRLRPLCYRNADVFLLCYSVVRPCSLRSLVDRWVPEIRQQCPDTPLVLVGTQLDLREDVQVLIQLAQNQQRPVGTEEGQQLAEELGVVGFVECSALTQKNLKDPFDSALLASIQQMESCSEQKIPLRKKTPDKMKSVWETWWRKVSCVMVEQSCEDK, encoded by the exons ATGCTTCCGCAGGATATCGGGAAGCAGAAGCCTCGCTGTGTGTCGGAACCGATTTGTAGGCTAGATGTTCCTCCGGTGCCGATTCGTCGCTTTAAAAACCGGGAGTTCCCTCTGAGCGCGAGGCGCCGCCGCTCCGGTTCCGCACCTGAGCGCAAGGTGAACTGCGTCCTGGTTGGAGACGGAGCTGTGGGCAAGACCAGCCTCATCGTCAGCTACACCACCAACGGATACCCCAGCGAATATGTTCCGACAGCGTTTGACAACTTCACCG TGATGGTGGTGGTTGATGGAAAACCAGTGCGACTGCAGCTCTGCGACACAGCTGGACAG GACGAGCTGGATCGCCTTCGTCCTCTCTGCTACAGGAACGCCGacgtcttcctcctctgctaCAGCGTGGTGCGGCCCTGCTCCCTCCGCAGCCTGGTGGACCGCTGGGTCCCAGAGATCCGGCAGCAGTGTCCAGACACTCCTCTGGTCCTGGTCGGCACCCAGCTGGACCTGAGGGAGGACGTCCAGGTGCTCATCCAGCTGGCCCAGAACCAGCAGCGTCCGGTGGGCACTGAGGAGGGCCAGCAGCTGGCAGAGGAGCTCGGCGTGGTGGGCTTTGTGGAGTGCTCTGCGCTGACCCAGAAGAATCTGAAGGACCCGTTTGATTCGGCCCTCTTGGCCAGCATCCAGCAGATGGAGAGTTGCAGCGAGCAGAAGATCCCCCTGAGGAAGAAGACCCCGGATAAGATGAAAAGCGTCTGGGAGACCTGGTGGAGGAAGGTCAGCTGTGTGATGGTGGAGCAGAGCTGTGAGGACAAGTGA
- the LOC134864583 gene encoding cdc42 homolog isoform X2 — protein sequence MLPQDIGKQKPRCVSEPICRLDVPPVPIRRFKNREFPLSARRRRSGSAPERKVNCVLVGDGAVGKTSLIVSYTTNGYPSEYVPTAFDNFTVMVVVDGKPVRLQLCDTAGQWGLVDGSINDELDRLRPLCYRNADVFLLCYSVVRPCSLRSLVDRWVPEIRQQCPDTPLVLVGTQLDLREDVQVLIQLAQNQQRPVGTEEGQQLAEELGVVGFVECSALTQKNLKDPFDSALLASIQQMESCSEQKIPLRKKTPDKMKSVWETWWRKVSCVMVEQSCEDK from the exons ATGCTTCCGCAGGATATCGGGAAGCAGAAGCCTCGCTGTGTGTCGGAACCGATTTGTAGGCTAGATGTTCCTCCGGTGCCGATTCGTCGCTTTAAAAACCGGGAGTTCCCTCTGAGCGCGAGGCGCCGCCGCTCCGGTTCCGCACCTGAGCGCAAGGTGAACTGCGTCCTGGTTGGAGACGGAGCTGTGGGCAAGACCAGCCTCATCGTCAGCTACACCACCAACGGATACCCCAGCGAATATGTTCCGACAGCGTTTGACAACTTCACCG TGATGGTGGTGGTTGATGGAAAACCAGTGCGACTGCAGCTCTGCGACACAGCTGGACAG TGGGGGCTGGTTGATGGATCAATCAAT GACGAGCTGGATCGCCTTCGTCCTCTCTGCTACAGGAACGCCGacgtcttcctcctctgctaCAGCGTGGTGCGGCCCTGCTCCCTCCGCAGCCTGGTGGACCGCTGGGTCCCAGAGATCCGGCAGCAGTGTCCAGACACTCCTCTGGTCCTGGTCGGCACCCAGCTGGACCTGAGGGAGGACGTCCAGGTGCTCATCCAGCTGGCCCAGAACCAGCAGCGTCCGGTGGGCACTGAGGAGGGCCAGCAGCTGGCAGAGGAGCTCGGCGTGGTGGGCTTTGTGGAGTGCTCTGCGCTGACCCAGAAGAATCTGAAGGACCCGTTTGATTCGGCCCTCTTGGCCAGCATCCAGCAGATGGAGAGTTGCAGCGAGCAGAAGATCCCCCTGAGGAAGAAGACCCCGGATAAGATGAAAAGCGTCTGGGAGACCTGGTGGAGGAAGGTCAGCTGTGTGATGGTGGAGCAGAGCTGTGAGGACAAGTGA
- the LOC134864583 gene encoding cdc42 homolog isoform X1, which yields MLPQDIGKQKPRCVSEPICRLDVPPVPIRRFKNREFPLSARRRRSGSAPERKVNCVLVGDGAVGKTSLIVSYTTNGYPSEYVPTAFDNFTVMVVVDGKPVRLQLCDTAGQKWGLVDGSINDELDRLRPLCYRNADVFLLCYSVVRPCSLRSLVDRWVPEIRQQCPDTPLVLVGTQLDLREDVQVLIQLAQNQQRPVGTEEGQQLAEELGVVGFVECSALTQKNLKDPFDSALLASIQQMESCSEQKIPLRKKTPDKMKSVWETWWRKVSCVMVEQSCEDK from the exons ATGCTTCCGCAGGATATCGGGAAGCAGAAGCCTCGCTGTGTGTCGGAACCGATTTGTAGGCTAGATGTTCCTCCGGTGCCGATTCGTCGCTTTAAAAACCGGGAGTTCCCTCTGAGCGCGAGGCGCCGCCGCTCCGGTTCCGCACCTGAGCGCAAGGTGAACTGCGTCCTGGTTGGAGACGGAGCTGTGGGCAAGACCAGCCTCATCGTCAGCTACACCACCAACGGATACCCCAGCGAATATGTTCCGACAGCGTTTGACAACTTCACCG TGATGGTGGTGGTTGATGGAAAACCAGTGCGACTGCAGCTCTGCGACACAGCTGGACAG AAGTGGGGGCTGGTTGATGGATCAATCAAT GACGAGCTGGATCGCCTTCGTCCTCTCTGCTACAGGAACGCCGacgtcttcctcctctgctaCAGCGTGGTGCGGCCCTGCTCCCTCCGCAGCCTGGTGGACCGCTGGGTCCCAGAGATCCGGCAGCAGTGTCCAGACACTCCTCTGGTCCTGGTCGGCACCCAGCTGGACCTGAGGGAGGACGTCCAGGTGCTCATCCAGCTGGCCCAGAACCAGCAGCGTCCGGTGGGCACTGAGGAGGGCCAGCAGCTGGCAGAGGAGCTCGGCGTGGTGGGCTTTGTGGAGTGCTCTGCGCTGACCCAGAAGAATCTGAAGGACCCGTTTGATTCGGCCCTCTTGGCCAGCATCCAGCAGATGGAGAGTTGCAGCGAGCAGAAGATCCCCCTGAGGAAGAAGACCCCGGATAAGATGAAAAGCGTCTGGGAGACCTGGTGGAGGAAGGTCAGCTGTGTGATGGTGGAGCAGAGCTGTGAGGACAAGTGA